The Scylla paramamosain isolate STU-SP2022 chromosome 39, ASM3559412v1, whole genome shotgun sequence genome includes a window with the following:
- the LOC135091985 gene encoding uncharacterized protein LOC135091985, with protein sequence MTINFTLSAGTPGAAGASRAARASSVAAGECTAPYPPHHYSTSRPSRSSKSTRSSRNTMNSRNIRSNRSSAGAAGIAGVTAGAAPPSSPHPLSHQVDSSTEHQEEQQVWQEHQEQQRQQDNQDMQEEQKEEKQQQQQQQQQQQQQQQQQQMLSSSLVSPVACPGLSGS encoded by the exons ATGACCATTAATTTCACTCTGTCAGCAGGAACACCAGGGGCAGCAGGAGCATCAAGAGCAGCAAGAGcatcatcagtagcagcaggtgagtgcacagcaccatACCCTCCCCACCATTATTCCACCTCACGTCCCAGCAGGAGCAGCAAGAGcaccaggagcagcaggaacactatgaacagcaggaacatcaggagcaaTAGGAGCAGCGCAGGAGCAGCAGGTATAGCAGGAGTTACCGCAGGAGCagcacctccctcctctccccaccccctgTCCCACCAGGTTGACTCAAGCACT gaacatcaggaggaacagcaggtatggcaggaacatcaggagcagcagagACAGCAGGACAACCAGGATATgcaagaggaacagaaggaggagaagcagcagcagcagcagcagcagcagcaacagcagcagcagcagcagcagcagcagatgctttcctcctcccttgtctcgCCCGTCGCCTGCCCAGGTCTCAGCGGTTCCTAa